The DNA segment GGGGTGTAGCCGCTCGAAATCACCGGCCACTGCGTCCAGCCTTCGCGCGGACCTCCCGGTATTGGCGGTGTTGTTCGCGATCACGGGAGATTTCCAGTCCTTCGCCGATCACGGGTTCGACGTTGGTGGTCAACCGCAGCTCAATCTCGTAGATCCCACCCGAGTATGGGTTGGTGATCTTTGCCGGTGCCAGGATGAGATCGCCGGGGATGAGGATGTTGTCCGGGTCATCGGCGAAAGCCACGCCGTCGAAGGTCAGCAACAGAGCCCGGTCTTCGGGGGCTTTGCTGGCTGGACGTTCCCGGGACAATTTCTCGCGAAGGTTCTCGGCAATTAGGTCGGAGAGTTCATCAACGCTCACGGGGTAGCGCGGTGAGTCATCAGTCATGGTTGTTCCTTAGAGTGGTGGGGTAGTTTGCCTAGAGACGGGAAGGGGGTGAACAGCATGGGTAACCAGAACTGGGGTGACATCCCGAAGGATCAGAAATGGGAGGATGTCAACCCGAAGCAGACGTACAAAGACCTGGAAGATCAGGATGTCGATACGTCGAAGCCTCGCGATGTCATTGAGTGCTGGATGGACGAAGATGACAACGAGTAGGACCAGGTAGCCCTCGGCGTTCCAGCGCCGGGGGCTTACCCCTTGCATGTTTCCCCCTCGGCAATCCGGTCAATCACGTCAGGATCAAACAGATATGCCCCTGAATTCGGTAAGCGCACTGCAAACGGGAGGTGCCCTTTCCGCACGCGCCACGTCACTGTGGAGTAGGGAACGCCGAGGCG comes from the Corynebacterium heidelbergense genome and includes:
- a CDS encoding helix-turn-helix transcriptional regulator; its protein translation is MPRPLTTKEVAERLGVPYSTVTWRVRKGHLPFAVRLPNSGAYLFDPDVIDRIAEGETCKG